The proteins below are encoded in one region of Sideroxydans lithotrophicus ES-1:
- the ccoN gene encoding cytochrome-c oxidase, cbb3-type subunit I, translating to MEATQATPVKYDMEVVRWFTIAAAIYAVVGTLIGVYIASELAFPFLNFDIPYITFGRLRPLHTNAVIFAFGGCVLMATGFYMVQRTGSTKLWSNGLAWFTFWGWNLIIVLAVITLPLGMTQGKEYAELEWPIDILIAIVWLSFGLNHIMTVAIRKTSHIYVSNWFTMGMIVMITYLHVVNSLCIPVSLTNSFSIFSGVQDAMVQWWWGHNAVGFYLTGGFLGIMYYFVPKQAQRPVFSYRLSVLHFWALTFGYVWLGAHHLQYTSLPDWTGSLGAAVSLAMIIPSWGGAMNGMMTLSGAWDKLRTDYVLRFLVVALAFYAMSTFEGPVMSIKTVNALSHYTDWTVGHVHSGALGWMAMVAYGAMYHMIKKLWGVNKMYSDSLVNVHFWLATIGTVVYVVAMWVSGIMQGLMWRDYDEYGTLTYTFVESVSAMHPYYAMRAVGGLIFNIGTWIALFNIVMTVRQASATRSAGAVPAKA from the coding sequence GTGGAAGCTACGCAAGCGACACCAGTAAAGTACGATATGGAAGTCGTCCGATGGTTCACCATCGCGGCTGCCATCTATGCAGTCGTAGGTACGTTGATCGGTGTGTACATCGCATCGGAATTGGCGTTTCCGTTTTTGAACTTTGATATTCCCTACATCACCTTTGGACGTCTGCGTCCGTTGCATACTAATGCGGTGATTTTCGCATTCGGTGGTTGTGTGTTGATGGCGACCGGCTTCTATATGGTCCAGCGCACTGGCTCCACCAAGCTGTGGAGCAACGGCCTGGCATGGTTCACCTTCTGGGGCTGGAACCTGATCATCGTGCTGGCCGTGATCACTCTGCCGCTGGGGATGACCCAAGGCAAGGAGTATGCAGAGCTGGAATGGCCGATCGATATCCTGATCGCGATAGTTTGGCTGTCGTTCGGTCTGAACCACATCATGACCGTAGCGATCCGCAAGACTTCGCATATATATGTCTCCAACTGGTTCACCATGGGCATGATCGTGATGATCACTTATCTGCATGTGGTTAACAGCTTGTGTATCCCGGTCAGCCTGACCAACTCCTTTTCCATCTTCTCCGGTGTTCAGGACGCCATGGTGCAATGGTGGTGGGGTCACAATGCGGTCGGCTTCTACCTGACCGGCGGCTTCCTCGGCATCATGTACTATTTTGTGCCCAAGCAAGCCCAGCGTCCCGTGTTCTCCTATCGCTTGTCGGTGTTGCACTTCTGGGCGCTGACTTTCGGCTATGTATGGCTGGGCGCGCACCATCTGCAATATACCTCGCTGCCTGACTGGACCGGTTCGCTGGGAGCGGCAGTCTCTCTGGCGATGATCATCCCATCCTGGGGTGGAGCGATGAACGGAATGATGACTCTGTCCGGTGCATGGGACAAATTGCGCACAGACTATGTCTTGCGTTTCCTGGTCGTGGCGCTGGCTTTCTATGCGATGTCCACATTCGAAGGCCCGGTCATGTCCATCAAGACGGTCAACGCCTTGTCTCACTACACCGACTGGACTGTGGGTCACGTTCACTCCGGCGCTCTGGGCTGGATGGCAATGGTCGCTTACGGCGCGATGTACCACATGATCAAGAAACTGTGGGGCGTGAACAAGATGTACTCGGACAGTCTGGTAAACGTCCACTTCTGGCTGGCGACTATCGGTACTGTTGTGTATGTCGTGGCGATGTGGGTTTCCGGCATCATGCAAGGCCTGATGTGGCGTGATTACGACGAGTACGGCACATTGACCTACACCTTTGTTGAATCGGTCTCTGCAATGCATCCGTATTATGCGATGCGTGCCGTCGGCGGCCTGATCTTCAACATCGGTACCTGGATCGCCCTGTTCAACATCGTGATGACCGTGCGTCAGGCTAGCGCAACGCGCTCAGCCGGTGCCGTTCCCGCCAAAGCATAA
- the ccoO gene encoding cytochrome-c oxidase, cbb3-type subunit II: MSDHDKIYSTKFQDKIERSTVLMFVVTAIAVAIGGIVEIVPLFYLPNTGMSGGDGTFNGTAHKDKDGNVVAMDKIVWNPATSAHKTLDDWQPGDGVRPYKPLELAGRNIFIREGCFLCHSQQIRPFRDEKDRYGHYSIAEESMYDHTYQWGSKRTGPDLARVGGKYSDEWHRRHLSYPREVVPESVMPNYFWLAKSNVDVPETIQTMKVLTIMPFNPVPKTIYTDAYIDGAAAQLEGKSEMDALIAYLQGLGNHIKFEEGVNYRD; this comes from the coding sequence ATGTCTGATCACGACAAAATCTATTCGACCAAATTTCAGGACAAGATCGAACGAAGCACTGTTCTGATGTTTGTGGTGACTGCGATCGCTGTGGCGATCGGCGGCATCGTGGAAATCGTCCCGTTGTTCTACCTCCCGAACACGGGGATGAGTGGCGGGGACGGGACCTTCAACGGAACCGCGCACAAGGATAAGGACGGCAATGTTGTTGCCATGGACAAGATCGTCTGGAATCCGGCTACTTCCGCACACAAGACGCTGGATGACTGGCAGCCCGGCGACGGTGTTCGTCCTTACAAGCCTTTGGAGTTGGCAGGACGCAACATATTCATCCGCGAAGGTTGCTTCCTGTGCCATTCCCAGCAGATTCGCCCGTTCCGTGATGAAAAGGATCGATATGGTCACTACTCGATCGCTGAAGAATCCATGTACGACCACACCTATCAGTGGGGTTCCAAGCGTACCGGCCCGGATCTGGCTCGCGTCGGCGGAAAGTATTCGGACGAATGGCATCGTCGCCATTTGAGCTATCCGCGTGAAGTGGTGCCGGAATCCGTCATGCCAAACTACTTCTGGCTGGCAAAAAGCAATGTGGACGTGCCAGAGACTATTCAGACCATGAAAGTCCTGACCATTATGCCGTTCAACCCTGTACCCAAGACCATCTACACGGATGCCTATATCGATGGCGCCGCGGCGCAGTTGGAAGGCAAATCCGAAATGGATGCCTTGATTGCTTACCTGCAGGGTTTGGGTAATCACATCAAGTTCGAAGAGGGTGTGAACTACCGTGACTAA
- a CDS encoding cbb3-type cytochrome c oxidase subunit 3 — MTTNDWLGVFFVLVAAVGMVSVYFMVFRPANKAAFESQRRMALDDEDPINMGEKDE, encoded by the coding sequence ATGACTACGAACGATTGGCTGGGCGTATTTTTCGTCCTGGTGGCGGCGGTAGGTATGGTATCCGTCTATTTCATGGTATTCCGTCCGGCAAACAAGGCCGCGTTCGAGTCCCAGCGCCGTATGGCGCTGGATGACGAAGACCCTATCAATATGGGAGAAAAAGATGAGTGA
- the ccoP gene encoding cytochrome-c oxidase, cbb3-type subunit III, which produces MSDKHDAGGVPTTGHVWDDDLGDFTNQPPKWWMLGLAASAIWCVVYFLYYPSIPVSNAHGYFKGLGHWTAITEMEADKSVVDEVRGKYEAKLKDMTPAAILADSELTEYVTRSGKVLFGDNCAACHGTNGVGTVDKQGLFAPILRDDDWLYGGKIDDIYTSIVGGRQGLMTPHKGVLSDQQIDDVAHYVKAMSDEGKSAADTDSAVAAGKKVFTESDCTACHGADGKGMQAMGSANLTDKVWRFDGSLEGIKQTIANGVNAGPDARIAVMPSFQAAGKLSDAELKKLAVYVYKFGGGQADAPATK; this is translated from the coding sequence ATGAGTGATAAACACGATGCAGGTGGCGTGCCTACAACGGGGCACGTTTGGGACGACGACTTGGGGGACTTTACCAACCAACCTCCGAAGTGGTGGATGCTGGGTCTGGCAGCAAGTGCGATTTGGTGCGTGGTGTACTTCCTGTACTACCCGTCCATTCCGGTTTCTAATGCACACGGCTACTTCAAGGGGCTGGGGCATTGGACAGCGATCACCGAGATGGAGGCGGATAAAAGTGTTGTGGACGAGGTGCGCGGCAAGTATGAAGCCAAGTTGAAGGACATGACGCCGGCCGCAATCCTGGCTGACAGCGAATTGACCGAGTATGTGACCCGTTCCGGCAAGGTGCTGTTCGGTGACAATTGCGCAGCCTGCCATGGTACCAACGGCGTGGGTACAGTGGATAAGCAGGGGCTGTTCGCACCTATCCTGCGGGATGATGACTGGCTGTATGGCGGCAAGATCGACGACATCTACACTTCTATCGTCGGCGGACGCCAAGGCCTGATGACCCCGCACAAGGGCGTGTTGTCCGATCAGCAGATCGACGATGTGGCGCACTATGTAAAGGCAATGAGCGATGAAGGAAAGAGCGCCGCTGATACCGACTCCGCAGTTGCAGCCGGCAAGAAGGTGTTCACGGAAAGCGACTGTACTGCCTGTCACGGTGCTGATGGCAAAGGTATGCAGGCGATGGGCTCTGCAAACTTGACCGATAAGGTTTGGCGCTTTGACGGATCATTGGAAGGCATCAAGCAAACCATTGCAAACGGTGTGAACGCCGGCCCGGATGCCCGCATCGCAGTGATGCCATCCTTCCAGGCAGCCGGTAAGCTGAGCGATGCCGAGTTGAAGAAGCTAGCTGTGTATGTATACAAATTCGGCGGTGGTCAGGCCGATGCTCCTGCAACCAAGTAA
- the ccoG gene encoding cytochrome c oxidase accessory protein CcoG: MSDEVEKKEMGAVTTIYHEFESWNANLGEKTIHAKRMPGFFRTVKNYTQLALWLPFFLGPYLRWNGKQAILLDIQNRQFHFFSLTVLPQDIWMLSLVLLMAAMTLFAVTSVASRVWCGYFCFQTAWTDWFTWVEDKIDGNPAARRKLDDAPWSLDKIRKRVFKHVIWALIALLTGISFSIWFVDARDYWNNLIHLNLPKVGWVVLTMFFFGTYILAGFLREQACFWLCPYARIQGVMTDSQTILPAYDVKRGEPRGKLRKGGESTAAQGDCIDCFQCVQVCPTGVDIRNGQQLGCITCGLCLDACDAVMEKIGKPHGLIRYASLDELSGKPAKKLYQHPRTLVYLTIILLALSGIVYGLSHLGSMTLRVIPERQPLFVTMSDGSIQNKYEFKVVNKTDKDIHVKVTAEGGIAGQQIIGAEETQLTHHGRGTSFTIFVKAPGANVMQEITPIEFRVEGVEDPTVSAEYSSKFNGPKH, translated from the coding sequence GTGAGCGACGAGGTAGAAAAGAAGGAGATGGGCGCCGTCACGACCATCTATCACGAATTCGAGTCATGGAACGCCAATCTGGGCGAGAAGACCATCCATGCCAAGAGGATGCCTGGTTTTTTCAGAACGGTTAAGAACTATACGCAACTTGCCCTGTGGCTCCCGTTTTTTCTGGGCCCGTACCTGCGCTGGAACGGCAAGCAGGCGATCCTGCTCGATATCCAGAATCGCCAGTTCCACTTTTTCAGCCTCACAGTATTGCCGCAAGACATCTGGATGCTGTCCCTGGTGCTGCTGATGGCTGCAATGACGCTATTCGCGGTGACATCCGTCGCATCCCGAGTGTGGTGCGGTTACTTCTGTTTCCAGACCGCATGGACAGACTGGTTCACATGGGTGGAAGACAAGATCGATGGCAACCCTGCGGCACGGCGCAAGCTTGACGATGCTCCGTGGAGCCTGGACAAGATCAGGAAGCGGGTGTTTAAACATGTCATCTGGGCGCTGATTGCATTGCTTACGGGAATCAGTTTCTCGATCTGGTTCGTTGATGCACGCGATTACTGGAATAACCTGATCCACCTGAATCTACCTAAAGTCGGCTGGGTCGTGCTTACCATGTTCTTTTTTGGCACCTATATCCTTGCGGGTTTCTTGCGCGAACAGGCTTGCTTCTGGCTCTGTCCTTACGCGCGCATACAGGGCGTCATGACAGACTCGCAGACCATCTTGCCAGCATACGACGTCAAGCGTGGAGAGCCGCGTGGCAAATTGCGCAAGGGTGGGGAGTCCACTGCTGCGCAGGGCGACTGCATCGATTGCTTCCAGTGTGTGCAGGTTTGCCCGACGGGTGTGGATATTCGCAATGGACAGCAACTTGGTTGCATCACCTGCGGACTATGTCTGGACGCCTGCGATGCGGTCATGGAAAAGATCGGCAAGCCGCACGGCTTGATCCGGTATGCTTCGCTGGATGAACTTTCAGGCAAGCCGGCCAAAAAACTGTACCAGCACCCGCGTACGCTGGTCTACCTGACCATCATATTGCTTGCCTTGTCAGGCATCGTATACGGCCTCTCGCATCTGGGCTCGATGACGCTAAGGGTGATCCCCGAGCGTCAGCCGCTGTTTGTGACCATGAGCGATGGTTCTATTCAGAACAAGTATGAATTCAAGGTGGTCAACAAGACGGACAAGGATATCCACGTGAAGGTCACGGCAGAGGGCGGTATAGCCGGGCAACAGATCATCGGAGCCGAAGAGACGCAATTGACACACCATGGCCGCGGCACCTCATTTACAATCTTTGTGAAGGCGCCTGGAGCAAATGTCATGCAGGAGATCACGCCTATTGAGTTCAGGGTGGAAGGTGTGGAAGATCCAACCGTATCTGCCGAATACAGCAGCAAATTCAACGGCCCGAAACATTAA
- a CDS encoding FixH family protein, giving the protein MISQHNKTGLRNPWVWGMLALIAIVLSVNATFVWFATKDTRSTLVERDYKTKDRKSNEELLSELRTQHALSWQTEIKRPEAVVMGTPASYEIGVADRAGKPVSGVMEVVAYRASDASKDFTTTFNEVAPGRYRGYINFPLKGYWELHIRIQRGEDRFGVNTEKFMVAAS; this is encoded by the coding sequence ATGATTTCACAACACAACAAGACAGGATTGCGCAATCCATGGGTATGGGGCATGTTGGCGCTGATTGCGATAGTGCTGTCAGTGAATGCGACCTTTGTGTGGTTTGCCACCAAAGATACCCGATCAACACTCGTAGAGCGCGATTACAAGACCAAGGATCGCAAATCGAACGAAGAGCTGCTGAGTGAGCTCAGGACTCAGCATGCACTTTCCTGGCAAACCGAGATCAAGCGACCTGAGGCCGTTGTGATGGGCACCCCTGCTTCCTATGAGATCGGGGTGGCCGACCGCGCTGGCAAACCGGTGAGCGGGGTCATGGAGGTGGTGGCCTATCGTGCTTCAGATGCCAGCAAGGACTTCACAACGACTTTCAACGAAGTGGCCCCTGGTCGCTATCGGGGATACATCAACTTCCCGCTCAAGGGATACTGGGAGCTGCATATCCGCATACAGCGAGGTGAAGACCGTTTTGGCGTCAATACTGAAAAGTTCATGGTTGCTGCATCATAA
- a CDS encoding heavy metal translocating P-type ATPase, whose protein sequence is MTQHSHSIAGGCFHCGLPIPPEADFHARLDAAERDFCCFGCQSVSAAIYEAGLQGYYQRTPEGVLLAPPPELPKDIDIYDFDEVQQEFTTCSGDVRDIHLLVEGIHCAACVWLIERGLQRTPGVLSADVNLAAKRLHLRWDNSRSKLSDLIRALGRIGYAAVPYDPESAEGVIQKSNRAMLYRLFFAGFAMMNMLWISIALYSGADQDQFRQFFHWIGLALATPTLLYAGYPFYRGAFGGLRGGHLTMDMPIAIGLSVTYAYSLYVTVMQSAVGEVYFDTVTNLIFVILIGRYLEGMFRHQAVSATKRLMELQPRVAIVMRDGQEQMIPIRGVKPGDHVLIKPGYKVPVDGVVLEGSSAVDESMLSGESAPVNKSAGAQVYAGTVNSNGALLVEVKAQLQDTTLSKIIRLVEEAQSSKAPIQRLADTIVPWFVLVTLICATITFFIWNSHDFEIALMAATSVLIITCPCALGMATPMSIAVASGLGAKHGILVKNGLVLETLSKVTHFVFDKTGTLTEGKMSVAQILVASGQDEREVLRQAAAVERFSEHSAAKAIVAETESRQLLHRELEASDFHATAGLGVQANVGGRCVLLGSAGWLTQQGIALDATLQAKVHELEMLAMSCVYMAQDGKHVAIIALADRLRSDARQLVDELRAAGITLTLLSGDRRPVAEAVARQLGGMEVIAEVLPQDKDQVIQRLQQRGAVVAMVGDGINDAPALIRADVGIALGSGTDVSVESADIVLMYNELDKVRQATQLSRRTLLTIKQNIGLSFVYNAIMVPLAMMARVSPLVAAISMPISSLIVIGNAARIRTLFKRQ, encoded by the coding sequence ATGACGCAGCATAGCCATTCCATCGCGGGCGGCTGTTTCCACTGCGGGCTTCCCATCCCGCCCGAGGCGGACTTCCATGCCCGGCTGGACGCCGCCGAGCGGGATTTCTGCTGCTTCGGCTGCCAGTCGGTGAGCGCGGCCATCTATGAGGCCGGATTGCAAGGCTACTACCAGCGTACGCCTGAAGGTGTATTGCTGGCCCCGCCCCCCGAGTTGCCCAAAGACATCGATATCTACGACTTCGACGAAGTGCAGCAGGAGTTCACCACCTGTTCCGGCGACGTCCGCGACATCCATTTGCTGGTCGAAGGCATCCACTGCGCCGCCTGCGTATGGCTTATCGAACGCGGGTTGCAGCGCACGCCAGGCGTGTTGTCGGCAGATGTCAATCTGGCAGCGAAGCGACTGCACTTGCGCTGGGACAATTCGCGCAGCAAGCTTTCCGATCTGATCCGGGCATTGGGCAGGATCGGCTATGCCGCCGTACCGTACGATCCGGAAAGTGCCGAAGGTGTGATCCAGAAATCCAACCGCGCCATGCTTTACCGCTTGTTCTTCGCCGGTTTTGCCATGATGAACATGCTGTGGATATCCATTGCGTTGTACAGCGGCGCGGATCAGGACCAGTTCCGCCAATTCTTCCACTGGATCGGATTGGCACTGGCGACCCCGACCTTGCTGTATGCCGGCTATCCGTTTTACCGCGGAGCGTTTGGCGGTTTGCGCGGCGGCCACCTGACGATGGATATGCCGATCGCCATAGGCTTGAGCGTCACCTACGCCTATTCGTTGTATGTAACCGTAATGCAAAGCGCAGTCGGCGAAGTGTATTTCGATACCGTCACCAACCTGATATTCGTGATTCTGATCGGGCGTTACCTGGAAGGGATGTTCAGGCATCAGGCAGTCTCGGCCACCAAGCGCCTGATGGAATTGCAACCGCGTGTTGCCATCGTCATGCGCGACGGACAGGAGCAGATGATCCCGATACGCGGGGTGAAACCGGGCGACCACGTGCTCATCAAGCCGGGCTACAAGGTCCCGGTGGACGGGGTGGTACTGGAAGGCAGCAGTGCCGTGGACGAGTCCATGCTGAGCGGCGAATCCGCACCGGTGAACAAATCGGCGGGCGCGCAGGTGTATGCGGGTACGGTGAACAGCAACGGCGCGCTGCTGGTGGAAGTGAAGGCGCAACTGCAGGATACGACTCTGTCCAAGATCATCCGCCTGGTAGAGGAAGCGCAATCTTCCAAGGCTCCCATCCAGCGTCTCGCCGATACCATCGTGCCGTGGTTCGTGCTGGTCACATTGATCTGCGCGACGATCACTTTCTTCATCTGGAACAGCCATGATTTCGAGATTGCGCTGATGGCGGCGACCTCGGTCCTTATCATCACCTGTCCCTGTGCGCTGGGCATGGCGACGCCCATGTCCATCGCCGTGGCCTCCGGCCTGGGGGCCAAACATGGCATCCTGGTCAAAAACGGTCTGGTGCTGGAAACGCTGTCCAAGGTCACGCATTTCGTTTTCGACAAGACGGGCACATTGACCGAGGGCAAGATGAGCGTGGCGCAGATCCTGGTCGCATCAGGCCAGGATGAACGGGAAGTGCTGCGCCAGGCGGCAGCGGTGGAGCGCTTTAGCGAGCACAGTGCCGCCAAGGCCATCGTGGCCGAAACGGAGTCCCGCCAACTGCTGCACCGCGAGCTCGAGGCGAGCGATTTCCATGCGACGGCAGGGTTGGGTGTGCAAGCGAACGTCGGCGGGAGGTGCGTATTGCTTGGAAGCGCCGGGTGGTTGACGCAGCAGGGCATAGCACTGGACGCGACGCTGCAGGCAAAGGTGCATGAACTTGAGATGCTGGCGATGAGCTGCGTATACATGGCGCAAGACGGAAAACATGTGGCGATCATCGCCCTGGCCGACAGGTTGCGCAGCGATGCGCGGCAACTAGTCGATGAGTTGCGCGCGGCAGGCATCACCCTGACCTTGCTGAGCGGCGACCGACGGCCCGTCGCCGAAGCCGTTGCGCGCCAACTCGGCGGCATGGAAGTCATCGCCGAAGTGTTGCCGCAGGACAAGGATCAGGTGATCCAGCGTTTGCAGCAAAGAGGGGCCGTTGTGGCTATGGTGGGTGACGGCATCAACGACGCCCCTGCACTGATACGGGCCGATGTCGGCATCGCTCTCGGCTCGGGTACCGATGTGTCGGTGGAAAGTGCGGATATCGTGCTGATGTACAACGAACTGGATAAGGTGCGCCAGGCCACGCAGTTGTCGCGCCGTACCCTGCTTACCATCAAACAGAACATCGGCTTATCTTTCGTGTATAACGCCATCATGGTGCCGCTGGCGATGATGGCGAGAGTCAGCCCATTGGTGGCGGCGATCAGCATGCCGATCAGCTCCCTGATCGTGATCGGCAATGCGGCGCGTATCCGGACATTATTCAAGAGGCAGTGA
- the ccoS gene encoding cbb3-type cytochrome oxidase assembly protein CcoS, which produces MDVIYSLIPGMMFFGVLFVIVLVWAVKKGQYEDMEGSANRILLDDDDELLRDPDQAKNESADKK; this is translated from the coding sequence ATGGATGTGATTTACAGCCTGATTCCGGGCATGATGTTCTTCGGCGTGCTGTTCGTCATCGTGCTGGTTTGGGCGGTGAAGAAGGGGCAATACGAGGATATGGAAGGCAGTGCCAACCGCATCCTGCTGGATGACGACGATGAGTTGCTGCGCGATCCGGATCAGGCCAAGAATGAAAGCGCCGACAAGAAGTAG
- the fnr gene encoding fumarate/nitrate reduction transcriptional regulator Fnr gives MQSPVNNPSVRIACSSCNLRELCLPVDLDGHEMQQLDALTSLKRTFRRGEYLYRSGEAFRALYAIRTGFFKTQALHEDGREQVTGFQMPGEIIGLDAICSDAHSCDAVALEDSEICEIPFDRLEELSRELPNLQRHLHKIMSREIVRDHGIMMLLGSMRAEERLAAFLLNLSQRFSARGYSPNAFHLRMTRQEIGSYLGLKLETVSRTLSSFQEHGLLSVRVREVEIMDMLRLRSFVVGA, from the coding sequence GTGCAAAGCCCAGTCAACAATCCTTCCGTACGCATCGCCTGTTCAAGCTGCAATCTGCGCGAACTCTGCCTTCCCGTCGATCTGGACGGGCACGAGATGCAGCAGCTTGATGCACTGACCAGCCTCAAGCGCACCTTCCGTCGCGGCGAATACCTGTACCGTAGCGGGGAGGCTTTCCGTGCGCTGTATGCCATCCGTACCGGCTTCTTCAAGACCCAGGCGCTGCATGAGGACGGGCGCGAACAGGTGACCGGCTTCCAGATGCCGGGAGAAATCATCGGCCTGGACGCGATCTGTTCTGACGCCCATTCCTGCGACGCGGTGGCACTGGAAGACAGCGAGATATGCGAGATCCCATTCGACCGGCTGGAAGAGTTGAGCCGCGAACTGCCAAACCTGCAACGCCACTTGCACAAGATCATGAGCCGCGAGATCGTGCGCGACCATGGCATCATGATGCTGCTCGGTTCGATGCGTGCAGAAGAACGCCTGGCGGCCTTTTTGCTCAATCTGTCGCAGCGATTCAGTGCGCGCGGCTATTCCCCAAATGCCTTCCACCTGCGCATGACGCGGCAGGAGATCGGCAGCTATCTTGGACTGAAACTGGAAACGGTCAGTCGTACGCTGTCCAGTTTCCAGGAGCATGGCTTGCTCAGCGTGAGGGTCCGCGAGGTGGAGATCATGGATATGCTGCGCTTGCGCAGTTTCGTCGTCGGCGCCTGA
- the hemN gene encoding oxygen-independent coproporphyrinogen III oxidase: protein MSVNKEISPQLEVDLDLIRRLDKNGPRYTSYPTADRFVEAFNAETYAQWVGKREVGGISRPLSLYVHIPFCNTLCFYCACNKVVTKDFSKADQYIRYLIKEIGMQAALLGKERRVEQLHFGGGTPTFLSDDELRQVMGAIRKNFQLVEDGEYSIEIDPRKVSDATVALLGELGFNRISIGVQDFDPEVQKAVNRIQSEAETLQVIKAARANGFKSVSIDLIYGLPKQTMAGFKATLDKVIAANPDRLSIYNYAHMPTLFKPQRRIHDEDLPAPQTKLDILKLAVNTLTDAGYVYIGMDHFAKPDDELAVAQRQGRLHRNFQGYSTHSDCDLIAVGVSSIGKVGPTYSQNFRELEQYYDALDNDILPIMRGMELNADDLVRRAIIQALMCHFEISKESFNISYLIDFDHYFATELKELAEYEKEGLLKLSPQWISVTPKGRMLIRNICMVFDKYLRTKQEHARYSKVI, encoded by the coding sequence ATGTCCGTCAACAAAGAAATTAGCCCCCAGCTGGAAGTCGATCTGGACTTGATTCGCCGCCTGGACAAGAACGGTCCGCGCTATACCTCCTACCCCACTGCCGACCGCTTTGTCGAGGCGTTCAATGCCGAGACCTATGCGCAATGGGTAGGCAAGCGCGAAGTCGGCGGCATCAGCCGGCCACTGTCCTTGTATGTCCACATCCCGTTCTGCAACACGCTGTGTTTCTACTGCGCCTGCAACAAGGTGGTAACCAAGGATTTCAGCAAGGCCGACCAATATATTCGCTATCTCATCAAGGAGATAGGGATGCAGGCCGCGCTATTGGGCAAAGAGCGCCGTGTCGAGCAACTGCACTTCGGTGGCGGCACGCCGACTTTCCTGAGCGACGATGAGCTGCGCCAGGTGATGGGAGCGATCCGCAAGAACTTCCAGCTGGTGGAAGACGGCGAGTACTCCATCGAGATCGATCCGCGCAAAGTGAGCGATGCCACGGTGGCGCTGTTGGGTGAACTGGGGTTCAACCGTATCAGTATCGGGGTGCAGGATTTCGATCCCGAAGTGCAAAAGGCGGTGAACCGCATCCAGAGCGAAGCGGAGACCTTGCAGGTCATCAAGGCTGCGCGTGCCAACGGCTTCAAATCGGTGAGCATCGATCTCATCTACGGCCTGCCCAAGCAGACCATGGCCGGTTTCAAGGCGACCTTGGACAAGGTCATCGCGGCCAACCCTGACCGCCTGTCCATCTATAACTACGCGCACATGCCGACCTTGTTCAAGCCGCAGCGACGCATCCACGACGAAGACCTGCCGGCGCCGCAAACCAAGCTCGACATCCTGAAACTGGCGGTGAACACCCTGACCGACGCCGGTTATGTATATATCGGCATGGACCATTTCGCCAAGCCAGACGACGAACTGGCGGTGGCGCAGCGCCAGGGCCGCCTGCACCGCAATTTCCAGGGGTATTCGACTCACTCGGACTGCGACCTGATCGCGGTGGGGGTGAGCTCCATCGGCAAGGTCGGGCCGACTTACAGCCAGAACTTCCGCGAACTGGAACAATACTACGACGCGCTGGACAACGATATTCTGCCGATCATGCGGGGCATGGAACTGAATGCCGACGACTTGGTTCGCCGTGCGATCATCCAGGCCCTGATGTGTCACTTCGAGATATCGAAGGAGTCGTTCAATATCTCCTACCTGATCGATTTCGACCATTACTTCGCCACCGAATTGAAGGAACTCGCAGAATACGAAAAAGAAGGGCTGCTGAAGCTCTCGCCGCAATGGATCAGCGTGACGCCCAAAGGCCGCATGTTGATCCGCAACATCTGCATGGTATTCGACAAATACCTGCGCACGAAGCAGGAACACGCGCGTTATTCCAAAGTCATCTAG